In Anthocerotibacter panamensis C109, the sequence TGCCTCTGGTACGGCTGTGTCCCTTCCAAGGCGCTGATCCATAGGAGTCGTGTCGCCCATGAAGTCCGCCGGAGTAGGCCAGAGGGAACTGACCCAGACTTTAGCGGGGCACTCGCCCATGTCCATAAAGCTATCCAGACTATCGAGCCTCACGATTCCCCCGAGCGATTCCGGCGCTTAGGGGTGGAGGTTCTATTTGGGAAGGGCAAATTTATCGATCCTCGGACCTTTCGTCTGGATGGTCGGGATCTCAGAGCCCGTGCCTTTTGTATCGCCACTGGGTCCCGCCCGCGCATTCCACCGATTCCCGGACTGGTGCAAACGGGGTTTATCACAAATGAAGAGGTCTTTGCCCTGAAGACCTGCCCGCGCAGACTGGCGGTCCTCGGCGGTGGACCCATTGGTCTGGAGTTGGGGCAGGCCCTCCATCGTCTGGGGGCTGAAGTGACCATTCTCCAGCGCGGCGCGACCCTCTTGCCCCGTGAAGACCCCCGTGCGGCCCAACTGGTCCACACGGCGCTGGAGGCGGAGGGTATCGCAGTCAAGACCAGCACCGCAGTAGACCGGGTCACCAGTGAAAATGGCGAAAAAATCCTCCATACCCGCAAGGGCCGCTTTGTCGTAGATGAGATCCTGGTCGCTGTCGGTCGCCAACCCAATGTCGAAGGCTTGGGCCTGGAGCAGGCGGGGGTGGTCTACAGTGACAAAGGCATCCAGGTTAACCCGTATCTCGCCACGACCAACCCCAAGATCTTTGCCTGTGGAGATGTGACCGGGGGGTATCTCTTCACCCATGTAGCTGGGTATGAGGGGACCATTGTGATCCGCAATGCCCTTTTGGGTCTCTTCAAGGGCAAGGCTGACTACCGGGTCATTCCCTGGACGACCTTCACTGGACCGGAACTGGCCCGCGTGGGCCTGACCGAACCGGAGGCTAAGGAGCGCTACGGCAAAGACTTAATGGTGCTCGAACAGCCCTTCGCCCGCGTAGACCGGGCGGTGGCTGAGGAGGCGGAGACTGGCTTCATCAAAGTACTGTCCCTGCGCAATGGCACCATTGTAGGCGTACACATCGTCGGGGCTCAGGCTGGCGAACTCCTCCATGAATGGGTCCTAGCCATGAAACAGGACCTCAAAGTCGCAGCGGTAGCCGGGAGTATGCA encodes:
- a CDS encoding dihydrolipoyl dehydrogenase family protein; the encoded protein is MSVPFDLVVIGGGSGGLTVAAGAAQLGAKVALIDKHRLGGDCLWYGCVPSKALIHRSRVAHEVRRSRPEGTDPDFSGALAHVHKAIQTIEPHDSPERFRRLGVEVLFGKGKFIDPRTFRLDGRDLRARAFCIATGSRPRIPPIPGLVQTGFITNEEVFALKTCPRRLAVLGGGPIGLELGQALHRLGAEVTILQRGATLLPREDPRAAQLVHTALEAEGIAVKTSTAVDRVTSENGEKILHTRKGRFVVDEILVAVGRQPNVEGLGLEQAGVVYSDKGIQVNPYLATTNPKIFACGDVTGGYLFTHVAGYEGTIVIRNALLGLFKGKADYRVIPWTTFTGPELARVGLTEPEAKERYGKDLMVLEQPFARVDRAVAEEAETGFIKVLSLRNGTIVGVHIVGAQAGELLHEWVLAMKQDLKVAAVAGSMHVYPTLALGNQQASGLLAKQKFLAGPLPGILEGLFAQLRGLS